In one Nicotiana tomentosiformis chromosome 6, ASM39032v3, whole genome shotgun sequence genomic region, the following are encoded:
- the LOC117275378 gene encoding uncharacterized protein: MEVDMDVEKLLIMGDSDLIIRQVQGEWETRDIKLIHTSNMWTTLANGSSVSNSEPHVQPWYHDIKRFLKTKECPEQDSGDQKRTIRRLASSFFFSGEVLYKRTPDLNLLRCVDAREAETIMNKVHSGIHGDLIHAPPLELYPMLAPWPFVAWGMDVIGPIQPKASNGHRFILVAIDYFTKWVKAVTFKATTKKAVVDFVHSNIICRFGIPKTIITDNATNLNSHLMREIGEQFKITHRNSTPYRPKANCVVEAANKNIKKILKKMIQCSRQWHEELPFALISHNCVNISWGYSLLIGL; the protein is encoded by the exons ATGGAAGTTGATATGGATGTAGAGAAATTGTTAATCATGGGGGATTCTGACTTGATTATCCGGCAAGTCCAAGGCGAGTGGGAAACTCGAGATATCAAACTCATCCATACAAGCAACATGTGGACAACCTTAGCAAACGGTTCAAGTGTGTCAAATTCAG AACCACATGTtcaaccatggtatcatgatatcaaaaggttTTTGAAAACAAAGGAATGTCCCGAGCAAGAtagtggagatcaaaagagaactaTCAGAAGGCTTGCCAGCAGTTTCTTTTTTAGCGGAGAGGTCTTGTACAAAAGAACTCCAGATCTGAATCTTTTGAGGTGTGTAGACGCGCGAGAAGCTGAAACGATCATGAATAAAGTGCATTCTGGA ATACACGGTGACCTGATTCATGCACCGCCTTTAGAGTTATATCCTATGTTAGCGCCTTGGCCATTcgttgcttggggcatggatgttattgggccaatccagccaaaagcttcaaatggacACAGGTTCATCCtggttgccattgattatttcacaaagtgggtcaAAGCAGTCACTTTCAAAGCCACCACTAAGAAAGCAGTGGTGGACTTCGTGCATTCCAACATTATTTGTCGTTTTggtattcctaaaactatcattacAGACAATGCTACAAATCTGAACAGTCACTTGATGAGGGAGATAGGCGAACAGTTTAAAATTACGCATCGCAATTCTACCCCTTATCGGCCCAAAGCGAATTGCGTCGTTGAAgctgcaaacaagaatatcaagaagattcTCAAGAAGATGATTCAGTGCTCAAGACAATGGCATGAAGAGCTTCCTTTTGCGTTAATATCGCACAACTGTGTGAACATCAGTTGGGGCTACTCCTTACTTATTGGTCTATGA